One Flammeovirga agarivorans DNA window includes the following coding sequences:
- a CDS encoding lysophospholipid acyltransferase family protein → MKTEIIPTREIMNELNLSQWTAQLMMKATGLSVFNDIYTVLSDYEGIELIEETLKLLNIEVDINENELKNIPKNGPFITVSNHPYGLLDGIILIKVLQKIRPDFQVTANVLLEKMEPFRKLFISVDPFKKKSLNGFQKVLSRLEEGHCIGLFPAAEVSTYHNTHKTITDKPWSKSSIKLIQSANVPVIPIYFHGANSWSFHLLGKIHPLLRTFQLPNEFLKKRNQTIKVRIGQEIPVSKLQQFDQINDLRQYLRNKTYLLGEGMKQQRFLKPNKSIKDNVEPIIPQIPNSIIQDEIDQLPSSSVLCEHGHYEVRIAPADKIPYTLLEIGRLREITYRDVGEGTNREIDLDKFDEYYHHLFIWEKYTQKIIGAYRIGMGDEIIKHLGKKGFYTHTLFKFKDEFTHVLANGIELGRSFIIKEKQKDAFPLFILWKGINLLLKRNQQYKYMFGPVSISNDYSDAAKDAIIYYSYKYLFDEEVAQFVKARKRYKIKDHMKKYIDNLISGEKITIDELDKLIMDIEPKKYRVPVLIRQYIKLNGRLIGFNIDPKFNHCIDGLILVNVDNIPKKITNQLT, encoded by the coding sequence ATGAAAACTGAAATTATTCCTACAAGAGAAATAATGAATGAACTCAATTTAAGTCAGTGGACTGCTCAGTTAATGATGAAGGCTACCGGCTTATCTGTTTTCAATGATATATATACAGTTCTTTCTGATTATGAAGGAATTGAGTTAATAGAAGAGACCCTAAAACTACTAAATATTGAGGTTGATATCAACGAAAATGAACTAAAAAATATACCTAAAAATGGCCCATTTATTACTGTGTCAAATCATCCATATGGATTACTTGATGGGATTATTTTAATCAAAGTACTTCAGAAAATAAGACCTGATTTTCAAGTAACAGCAAATGTTCTTTTAGAGAAAATGGAGCCTTTCAGAAAATTATTTATTTCTGTTGATCCTTTTAAAAAGAAAAGTTTAAATGGTTTTCAAAAAGTATTATCAAGATTGGAAGAAGGGCATTGTATTGGTCTTTTTCCCGCTGCAGAAGTTTCGACCTATCATAATACCCACAAAACCATCACAGACAAACCTTGGAGTAAATCTTCAATTAAGCTTATTCAATCGGCAAATGTTCCTGTAATACCCATTTACTTTCATGGTGCTAACAGCTGGTCATTCCATTTATTAGGTAAGATCCATCCTTTGTTACGGACATTTCAACTACCTAATGAATTTTTAAAGAAAAGAAATCAAACAATCAAAGTAAGAATTGGTCAAGAAATACCTGTTTCAAAATTACAGCAATTTGATCAGATAAATGATTTACGACAATACCTAAGAAATAAGACCTATTTGTTAGGAGAAGGAATGAAACAGCAAAGATTTCTTAAGCCGAATAAGAGTATTAAGGATAACGTCGAACCTATAATACCTCAAATACCAAACAGTATCATTCAAGATGAAATTGACCAACTTCCATCGTCATCAGTTCTTTGTGAACATGGTCATTATGAAGTACGTATTGCTCCTGCTGATAAAATACCTTATACACTGTTAGAAATTGGTAGACTAAGAGAAATCACATACCGAGATGTAGGAGAGGGGACCAATAGAGAAATTGATTTAGATAAGTTTGATGAATACTACCATCATTTATTTATATGGGAAAAGTATACTCAAAAAATTATTGGAGCATACCGCATAGGAATGGGAGATGAGATCATCAAACATCTAGGTAAAAAAGGCTTTTATACCCATACCCTATTTAAGTTTAAAGATGAGTTTACACATGTATTGGCTAATGGTATTGAACTTGGTCGCTCTTTTATCATAAAAGAAAAGCAAAAAGATGCATTTCCTCTATTTATACTCTGGAAGGGAATCAACTTATTATTAAAAAGAAATCAACAGTATAAATATATGTTTGGTCCTGTCAGTATCAGTAACGACTATTCTGACGCTGCTAAAGATGCTATCATCTATTATTCTTATAAATATTTATTCGACGAAGAAGTGGCTCAATTTGTAAAAGCTAGAAAGCGCTATAAAATCAAGGATCATATGAAGAAATACATTGATAATTTAATTAGCGGGGAGAAAATAACTATAGATGAATTGGATAAACTCATCATGGATATTGAACCCAAAAAATATAGAGTTCCAGTTCTTATACGTCAATATATAAAATTAAATGGCAGGTTGATTGGTTTCAACATCGATCCAAAATTTAACCACTGTATCGATGGGCTAATCCTAGTCAATGTGGATAACATTCCTAAAAAAATCACCAATCAGCTGACATAA
- a CDS encoding flavin reductase family protein, producing the protein MKTYTPSELSTAQMHNYLLSAVAPRPIAFVSTVDGNGNVNLSPYSCFNFFGAKPPILVFSPTRRVRDNTIKHTLENILETKECVVNIVPFTIVEQMSLSSTEYDKGVNEFTKAGLTEVPSKEVKAPRVMESPVQFECKLQQVIEMGQEGGAGNLVICEVVRIHLDEDILDTKGMIDNTAMDLMGRMGGHYYVRASGDALMTIQKPIRQKGIGIDKLPLHIVESDVLTGNQLAKLANVEAIPSEEVLNSIEVPQMSSRENNHMLASKLLNKGRIIEAWKVLLS; encoded by the coding sequence ATGAAAACATACACACCATCAGAATTATCAACAGCACAAATGCATAACTATCTTCTAAGTGCTGTAGCACCTAGGCCTATTGCCTTTGTAAGTACTGTTGATGGAAATGGAAATGTGAATTTAAGTCCATACAGTTGTTTCAATTTTTTTGGTGCAAAACCACCAATTCTTGTTTTCTCTCCCACAAGAAGAGTAAGGGACAATACGATAAAACACACACTTGAAAATATACTTGAGACAAAAGAATGTGTAGTTAACATTGTTCCTTTTACTATTGTGGAACAAATGTCACTATCAAGTACAGAATATGATAAGGGAGTAAATGAGTTTACAAAAGCAGGGTTAACAGAGGTTCCTTCTAAAGAAGTAAAAGCCCCTAGAGTGATGGAGTCACCTGTTCAATTCGAATGTAAACTGCAACAGGTCATCGAAATGGGGCAAGAAGGAGGAGCAGGAAATCTAGTAATATGTGAGGTGGTAAGAATACACCTTGATGAAGATATTCTAGATACAAAAGGAATGATAGATAATACAGCAATGGATCTTATGGGAAGAATGGGTGGTCATTATTATGTGAGAGCTTCAGGAGATGCTTTAATGACGATTCAGAAACCTATTCGACAAAAAGGTATTGGTATTGATAAATTACCATTACATATTGTAGAAAGTGATGTTTTAACAGGAAATCAGTTGGCTAAATTGGCCAATGTTGAAGCAATTCCATCTGAAGAAGTACTTAATTCTATAGAAGTACCACAGATGAGTTCAAGAGAGAACAATCATATGTTAGCATCCAAGTTATTAAATAAAGGAAGGATCATAGAAGCATGGAAGGTCTTGCTGTCATAA
- a CDS encoding phosphosulfolactate synthase has protein sequence MNYVLNNLPERSVKPRNKGLTMAMDKGLSLREVEDVLETSGDYIDIVKLGWATSYVYPKLQEKINLYHEAGINVYLGGTLFEAFVIRNQFEDYLRVLDKFGLEFAEVSDGSMDMAHDVKCEYINKLSQRATVLSEVGSKDAEKIIPPYKWIELMRNELDAGAWKVIGEAREGGNVGLFRSSGEVRSGLVEEILTQIPYEDIIWEAPQKAQQVWFIKLIGTNVNLGNIAPKEVIPLETIRLGLRGDTFHDFLNEGWK, from the coding sequence ATGAATTACGTATTAAATAATCTACCTGAAAGATCAGTAAAACCTAGAAACAAAGGCCTTACTATGGCTATGGATAAAGGTTTATCACTACGCGAAGTAGAAGACGTTCTAGAAACTTCAGGAGATTACATTGATATTGTGAAATTAGGATGGGCTACTTCATACGTATATCCTAAATTACAAGAGAAAATTAATCTTTATCATGAGGCTGGTATCAATGTTTACCTTGGTGGTACATTGTTCGAAGCATTTGTTATCAGAAACCAATTCGAGGATTACTTAAGAGTTTTAGATAAATTTGGTTTAGAGTTCGCTGAGGTATCAGATGGTTCTATGGACATGGCTCATGATGTAAAGTGTGAGTATATCAACAAATTATCACAAAGAGCAACTGTACTTTCTGAAGTAGGATCTAAGGATGCTGAAAAAATCATTCCTCCATACAAATGGATCGAATTGATGAGAAACGAATTAGATGCTGGTGCTTGGAAAGTTATTGGTGAAGCTCGTGAAGGTGGAAACGTTGGTCTTTTCCGTTCTTCTGGTGAAGTAAGATCAGGTTTAGTAGAAGAAATTCTTACTCAAATTCCTTACGAAGATATCATCTGGGAGGCGCCACAAAAAGCTCAACAAGTATGGTTCATCAAATTGATCGGTACTAACGTAAACTTAGGAAACATTGCACCTAAAGAAGTTATTCCTTTAGAAACTATTCGTTTAGGTTTAAGAGGTGATACTTTCCATGATTTCTTAAACGAAGGTTGGAAATAG
- a CDS encoding tetratricopeptide repeat protein → MSEGQNDIQKVIQQYEKMEKEGRIEFFDLSTFEDIIEHYFINFSIKKALSVCNTAEDIYPFSTSVKVLKSRILAYLGNYKEAFDVIYEAEKIAPNDYQVLFYKGTLHSILGDTDKAIESFEQALPYAEQPADVFYNIGVTLQSINEFDQALIAYKKALKEDITHEDSVYELIDCGTQTKRLKSVHDFLQGFIDKDPYSADAWYNMGIFYSQSQQYDQALAAFEYATLVNEKFDLAYMHMGHCFLNKKMYPEAFRQYLNALQNTSEPTSELYCHLGASAEMMEDYNVGIRYFKKAIELDESFDEGWFGVGENHRKLGNFLEATHYLNKAVKLNKFYDEYWYSLAKAECELGNLVSGLEAFEQASSINPNNEGIWIDWSEVYNKSGELNEACEVLKKAINHLPENHSLHYRLAAYQLIGGKLQEAYKTIEVALKLNYDAHQEMIDYVPNETIKKILKVAISKFK, encoded by the coding sequence ATGTCAGAAGGTCAAAACGATATACAAAAAGTAATTCAACAATATGAGAAGATGGAAAAGGAGGGGCGTATTGAGTTTTTCGACTTATCGACCTTCGAAGATATCATAGAGCATTACTTCATTAATTTTAGTATCAAAAAAGCATTATCAGTATGTAATACAGCAGAAGATATTTACCCGTTTTCTACTTCAGTTAAAGTCTTAAAATCTAGAATATTAGCCTATTTAGGTAATTATAAAGAAGCATTTGATGTAATTTATGAGGCTGAAAAAATTGCCCCAAATGATTATCAAGTTCTTTTTTACAAAGGAACATTACATTCTATTTTAGGGGATACTGATAAAGCTATTGAAAGTTTTGAACAGGCACTTCCTTATGCAGAACAACCTGCAGATGTGTTTTATAATATAGGAGTCACACTTCAATCCATTAATGAATTTGATCAAGCTTTAATTGCTTACAAAAAAGCATTAAAAGAAGATATTACTCATGAAGATAGTGTATATGAATTAATTGACTGTGGAACACAAACAAAACGCTTGAAGAGTGTCCATGATTTTCTTCAAGGTTTTATTGATAAAGATCCTTATAGTGCAGATGCTTGGTACAATATGGGGATATTTTATAGTCAGTCTCAACAATATGATCAGGCTCTTGCAGCATTCGAATATGCTACACTTGTAAATGAAAAGTTTGATCTAGCATATATGCATATGGGACATTGTTTTCTTAATAAGAAAATGTACCCAGAAGCTTTTCGTCAATACCTAAATGCTTTACAAAATACAAGTGAGCCTACATCAGAATTATACTGTCACTTAGGAGCTTCTGCAGAAATGATGGAAGATTATAATGTAGGAATCCGTTATTTTAAAAAAGCGATTGAGCTAGATGAAAGTTTTGATGAAGGTTGGTTTGGTGTTGGTGAAAACCACAGAAAACTAGGCAACTTTTTAGAAGCAACACATTACCTGAATAAAGCAGTTAAACTGAATAAGTTTTATGATGAATATTGGTATTCTCTAGCAAAAGCAGAATGTGAACTAGGTAATCTTGTTTCAGGTTTAGAAGCTTTTGAGCAAGCCAGCAGTATTAATCCTAATAATGAAGGAATATGGATTGACTGGTCGGAGGTATATAACAAATCTGGAGAGTTGAATGAAGCTTGTGAAGTTTTAAAAAAAGCAATCAATCACCTACCTGAAAATCACTCTTTACATTACAGATTGGCAGCTTATCAATTAATTGGGGGAAAACTACAGGAAGCATACAAAACCATTGAAGTTGCATTGAAACTTAATTATGATGCACATCAAGAAATGATAGATTATGTACCAAATGAGACAATCAAGAAAATTCTTAAGGTAGCTATCTCTAAGTTTAAATGA
- a CDS encoding NAD-dependent epimerase/dehydratase family protein, giving the protein MSLEGKNIFITGATGFVGGYITKALYEQKANIYALNGKQNDKSFLGDISNNITWLDVDLLDPNGLIEVLKDIEYVVHTASIVSFNNTLDELRAININGTANLVNISLQANVKKFIHISSIAALGNPEYGVNINENSKWSGDKGMSAYAISKYNAEQEVWRGYREGLDVVILNPSVILGVGDWNRSSLTIFKLLKSGVKYYPTGVFSSVDIRDVVTATLQSFNENISGERFILNAGSIPYKDALTIISNGLDVTPPTKQVSKSYVMFVYYLEKFISLISSRSRKLSKNLINTLFSPFVYENNKVIDSMNIQFKSLEETMNWVKEDHK; this is encoded by the coding sequence TTGTCACTCGAAGGAAAAAACATATTTATTACAGGAGCAACAGGCTTTGTTGGTGGTTATATCACTAAAGCTTTATATGAACAGAAAGCAAACATTTACGCTCTTAATGGCAAACAAAACGATAAATCTTTCTTGGGTGACATCAGTAATAATATTACTTGGCTTGATGTTGACTTATTAGATCCAAATGGTCTAATTGAAGTATTGAAAGATATTGAATATGTGGTGCATACAGCATCTATTGTATCTTTTAATAATACACTTGACGAATTAAGAGCTATCAACATCAACGGTACCGCTAATTTGGTCAACATATCACTTCAAGCCAATGTGAAAAAATTTATTCATATCAGTTCCATTGCTGCTTTAGGCAATCCTGAATATGGAGTAAATATTAATGAAAATTCTAAATGGAGTGGTGATAAAGGAATGTCAGCCTATGCCATTTCGAAATATAATGCAGAACAAGAAGTTTGGAGAGGATATAGAGAAGGTTTAGATGTCGTTATTCTCAACCCTTCAGTTATTTTAGGGGTAGGAGATTGGAATAGAAGTAGTCTGACTATTTTTAAACTGCTAAAAAGTGGAGTTAAATACTATCCCACTGGCGTTTTCAGTTCTGTAGATATCAGAGATGTTGTAACAGCAACTCTACAATCTTTTAATGAGAATATTTCTGGTGAAAGGTTCATATTAAACGCCGGAAGTATACCTTATAAAGATGCTCTCACTATTATTAGTAATGGACTGGATGTTACTCCACCCACAAAGCAAGTATCTAAATCGTATGTGATGTTTGTTTATTACCTTGAGAAATTTATTTCATTAATCTCTTCTCGTTCAAGAAAGCTTTCTAAAAACTTAATCAATACGTTATTTTCTCCTTTTGTCTATGAAAACAACAAAGTTATAGACAGTATGAATATTCAATTCAAATCTTTAGAAGAAACCATGAATTGGGTGAAAGAAGACCATAAATAA
- a CDS encoding tyrosine-protein phosphatase: protein MGFFSNLFGKKKEKKEEVITSPMGPQLTTDMHAHFLPGIDDGAQNMDESIDIIKTLHGFGYTHLVATPHVMSDFFKNTPEIILGKLEEVRTEVEKQGINIKIDAAAEYYLDDAFMRKLRNDEPLLTFGDAKYLLIETSFINPCVFIDEAIFLAISKGYQPIIAHPERYTYAYGKYDEILRWKELGALLQINALSLAGYYSSTAKKYAERLINDQAVDFIGTDTHKAKHLNWLEKVRNLSYYNKSLGLSLRNNTISEIPQK, encoded by the coding sequence ATGGGATTTTTTTCAAACTTATTCGGTAAGAAAAAAGAGAAGAAGGAAGAAGTAATTACAAGTCCTATGGGACCACAACTTACTACTGACATGCATGCTCATTTTTTACCAGGTATAGATGATGGGGCTCAGAATATGGATGAGTCTATAGATATAATAAAAACTCTACATGGATTTGGCTATACTCATCTGGTAGCAACGCCACATGTTATGAGTGATTTCTTTAAAAATACTCCTGAAATTATTTTAGGAAAACTAGAAGAAGTTAGAACAGAAGTAGAAAAGCAAGGTATTAATATTAAAATTGATGCCGCTGCTGAATACTACCTTGACGATGCTTTTATGAGAAAGCTTAGAAATGATGAGCCACTTCTAACTTTTGGCGATGCAAAGTATTTATTAATAGAAACATCTTTCATCAACCCTTGTGTATTTATTGATGAAGCGATTTTCCTTGCAATTTCTAAAGGGTACCAACCCATCATTGCTCACCCTGAAAGATATACCTATGCTTATGGGAAATATGATGAGATTCTAAGATGGAAAGAATTGGGAGCTTTACTTCAAATAAATGCTCTTTCTTTAGCGGGATACTATTCTTCTACGGCAAAGAAATATGCTGAGCGCCTTATTAATGACCAAGCCGTAGATTTCATTGGAACGGATACTCACAAAGCAAAACACTTGAATTGGTTAGAAAAAGTGAGGAATCTCTCCTATTATAATAAATCACTAGGCTTATCTTTGCGTAATAATACAATATCAGAAATTCCACAAAAATAA
- a CDS encoding tyrosine-protein kinase, with protein MNDFDKEWEDFDNNDDSSTNNLDLDKLEFVVKKNLIYIALILILSGIGAFLYIRWTPRIFEAKTLNQVKLTSSSQEFAEKFGITSSSLEEGKLESEMALITSGVTYNRIIDSLIDLSVDYHSVGDVRDSELFGNSVPFELSYPSGKQPGLTNQRFFIQFTDQGKNYTIKYKIGEDEFTVYGASGKQIILGGTPLIISSKSVTLDNNQYSFKFNSRSEIISFLRKNLSVMIFDPRAKTIQISFTAGNQQKAVAILEAINKAYSQLSREGKALVYERALDYLYSQVDITKDSLNKLENQMRALSYSKDLSAYMEAGPIVDNIQQLEKSLNELKNEKKKYQKLRGFLEADSSIVYIQAYATILTDGSITSSLDELAKLETEALRIKESYTTNTIASNSKLELYKKLRFEVAESIKFAEQFLNENINDLQKEITKLRSVFFQNIGGDPDLKKIEKRVAIYTNISDLLTNKMIEVSMAQASTIESSTVINAPYASKIPILPKKFVSTAISIAIGIFLSIILILINYLMMDKISSLKHLERRTTMPILGLIPKYIKEEMQVSKLVVSSDPKSTMSEAFRSIRTNLDFMVTENENGEVKNKETKVISVTSTISGEGKTFVASNLAGIIAMSDKKVVMVDLDLRKPKVHLAMGGSNTIGASSILVGQNTIEECLQETEVPTLKYISAGPIPPNPSELILSSNFSRFLQQLKDEFDVIMLDSPPIGLVTDGMIVMRHVDNPIYVVRADYSKQSFIDNANNLYKSGKFKNISIILNSVPDRRSYGGYGYGYGSMSYSAYGYGYGYTYGYDSDLSEEDMEYFDEVKKPFWKKIFRKS; from the coding sequence ATGAATGATTTTGATAAAGAATGGGAGGACTTTGACAATAATGATGATAGTTCTACCAATAATTTAGACTTAGATAAATTAGAATTCGTTGTAAAGAAAAATCTAATTTATATCGCTTTAATACTCATTTTAAGCGGTATAGGTGCTTTTCTTTATATTCGATGGACTCCTAGAATATTTGAGGCAAAAACTCTCAACCAAGTAAAACTTACATCTTCATCGCAAGAGTTTGCTGAAAAATTTGGCATCACTTCTAGTTCTTTGGAAGAAGGAAAACTAGAGAGTGAAATGGCACTAATTACTTCAGGAGTAACTTATAATCGTATTATTGACTCACTGATTGATCTATCTGTTGATTATCACTCAGTAGGTGATGTTCGTGATTCAGAACTATTCGGTAACTCAGTACCTTTTGAATTAAGCTACCCTTCTGGGAAACAACCAGGACTAACGAATCAGAGATTTTTTATCCAATTCACAGATCAAGGGAAAAATTATACGATAAAGTATAAAATTGGCGAAGATGAATTTACTGTTTATGGAGCATCTGGAAAACAAATTATACTCGGAGGTACACCATTAATTATATCAAGTAAAAGTGTCACTTTAGATAATAATCAATACAGCTTCAAGTTTAATTCTAGAAGTGAAATTATTTCGTTTTTAAGAAAAAATCTATCAGTAATGATTTTTGATCCAAGAGCAAAAACGATTCAAATTTCATTTACCGCAGGCAATCAACAGAAGGCCGTTGCTATACTTGAAGCCATCAATAAAGCTTATAGTCAACTTTCTAGAGAAGGGAAAGCTCTCGTTTATGAAAGGGCATTAGACTACTTATATAGTCAGGTAGATATTACAAAAGACTCGCTTAATAAATTAGAAAATCAGATGCGAGCGTTAAGTTATAGTAAAGATCTAAGTGCTTACATGGAAGCGGGGCCCATTGTAGATAATATTCAACAATTAGAAAAATCGCTTAACGAACTCAAGAACGAAAAGAAAAAGTACCAGAAATTAAGAGGGTTTCTAGAAGCAGATAGTAGTATTGTGTATATACAGGCTTATGCGACTATACTTACTGATGGAAGCATTACTTCTAGTTTGGATGAACTCGCTAAATTAGAAACAGAAGCTCTTCGTATTAAAGAATCATATACGACTAATACTATAGCTAGTAATTCAAAGCTTGAACTCTACAAGAAACTAAGATTTGAAGTGGCAGAATCTATCAAATTTGCCGAACAATTTCTTAATGAGAATATCAATGATCTTCAAAAAGAAATCACAAAACTTAGAAGTGTATTTTTTCAAAATATTGGTGGTGATCCAGACCTTAAGAAGATAGAAAAAAGAGTTGCCATTTATACTAATATCTCTGATCTATTAACCAATAAAATGATTGAGGTTAGTATGGCTCAGGCGAGTACGATTGAGAGTTCTACGGTTATCAATGCTCCATATGCTAGCAAAATACCAATTCTACCAAAGAAATTTGTTTCTACAGCAATCAGTATTGCTATTGGTATTTTCTTATCTATTATTCTCATTCTTATTAATTACCTGATGATGGATAAAATTAGTAGTTTAAAACACTTAGAACGTCGAACTACTATGCCAATTTTGGGGCTGATTCCTAAATATATAAAAGAGGAAATGCAGGTATCAAAACTTGTTGTTTCTTCAGATCCGAAATCAACAATGTCCGAGGCTTTCCGTTCTATCCGTACAAACCTAGATTTTATGGTTACGGAAAATGAAAACGGAGAAGTTAAAAATAAAGAAACAAAAGTAATTTCTGTTACATCGACAATTAGTGGTGAAGGTAAAACCTTTGTTGCATCAAACTTAGCAGGAATTATCGCTATGTCTGATAAAAAGGTAGTAATGGTAGACTTAGACTTAAGAAAACCAAAAGTTCACCTTGCAATGGGTGGTAGCAATACAATTGGTGCTTCATCTATTTTAGTCGGACAAAATACTATTGAAGAATGTCTTCAAGAAACTGAGGTACCTACATTAAAATATATAAGTGCAGGACCTATTCCTCCAAATCCATCAGAACTAATATTATCATCAAACTTCAGCAGATTTTTACAACAATTGAAAGACGAATTTGATGTAATTATGCTTGATTCACCTCCAATTGGGTTAGTTACGGATGGTATGATTGTTATGCGACATGTCGATAATCCGATATATGTTGTTAGAGCTGATTACTCAAAACAATCGTTTATTGACAACGCCAACAACCTTTATAAATCTGGCAAATTCAAGAATATATCCATCATTCTTAATTCTGTTCCTGATAGAAGAAGTTACGGAGGCTATGGTTATGGCTATGGTTCCATGTCTTATAGTGCCTACGGTTACGGATATGGATACACCTATGGATATGACAGCGATTTGTCTGAAGAGGACATGGAATATTTTGATGAGGTGAAAAAACCTTTCTGGAAGAAAATATTTAGAAAATCATAA
- a CDS encoding polysaccharide biosynthesis/export family protein, whose translation MKGNFIQKDTVFYLILLTMTMQLSSCSIRKSILFKTDESINQEAFISAENAALNNYTIEVDDYIAMSVFTNKGEKMVDPNGDFIQPNQLLKQGNTNGNMGNNTMLENPNSVMNSPLRENGDDPTKYLVKSDGTVNLPLVGNVSLKGLTLEQANRKLEELYSKYYQEPYVVTQYTNKRVIVLGATGAEIVPLRSEHMTLLEIIALASQQSATNAANYGIPVQNDIMATNIRMVRPDPVLGFNKPAVQLIDLSTIQGMAKANLNVMPNDVIYIEPRRKSDTRNLQDLTLLVSVVSSVVSLYLLIQQISTPNN comes from the coding sequence ATGAAAGGCAATTTTATACAAAAAGATACTGTTTTCTACCTGATATTATTAACCATGACAATGCAATTGTCATCGTGTTCAATTAGAAAAAGTATTCTTTTCAAAACTGATGAAAGTATCAATCAAGAAGCGTTTATTTCTGCTGAAAACGCCGCTTTAAATAATTATACTATTGAGGTTGACGATTATATCGCAATGTCCGTTTTCACCAATAAAGGTGAGAAAATGGTAGATCCTAATGGAGATTTTATACAACCTAATCAGTTATTAAAACAAGGGAATACTAATGGAAATATGGGAAATAATACGATGTTGGAAAACCCAAACAGTGTTATGAATTCACCTCTTAGAGAAAATGGTGACGATCCCACGAAATACCTTGTGAAAAGTGATGGAACAGTAAATCTTCCTTTAGTTGGAAATGTTTCTTTAAAAGGCTTAACCCTTGAGCAAGCCAATAGAAAACTTGAAGAGCTATATAGTAAATATTATCAAGAACCTTATGTTGTTACTCAATATACCAACAAAAGGGTGATCGTATTAGGTGCGACAGGAGCTGAAATTGTTCCACTTAGAAGTGAGCATATGACTTTATTAGAAATCATTGCTTTGGCTTCTCAACAAAGTGCCACTAATGCTGCCAACTATGGTATTCCAGTTCAAAACGATATTATGGCTACCAATATAAGAATGGTTAGGCCTGATCCGGTACTTGGCTTCAACAAACCTGCAGTTCAACTTATTGACTTAAGCACCATACAAGGAATGGCAAAAGCAAACCTTAACGTGATGCCTAATGATGTTATTTACATAGAACCTCGCAGAAAGTCAGATACCAGAAACTTACAAGATCTGACGTTATTAGTAAGTGTTGTTTCAAGTGTTGTTTCACTTTATTTATTGATTCAGCAGATCTCAACACCTAACAACTAG